A window of the Henckelia pumila isolate YLH828 chromosome 3, ASM3356847v2, whole genome shotgun sequence genome harbors these coding sequences:
- the LOC140892248 gene encoding ycf3-interacting protein 1, chloroplastic, which produces MGVYGVSRPPPPPPPLTVASRFNQRTSSVCLFNLPFRRSIDVSRRRNRSISGLVFVNKEDISSTSVPAEEQTEEEDGDPDPQDLEYVSQIKSALELLKKNRDMLFNEVKLTIMIEDPRDVERRRLLGIDDENAPTRDDLADALVQVNEGKIPKNRVALQMLAEEMIQWPDLEVEAPKKKPSKSLYAKVTDTGVNLKEASKRLNIDWDSAAEFENAETDDLEVPPAVGYGALYLVTAFPVIIGISVVLILFYNSLQ; this is translated from the exons ATGGGAGTTTACGGTGTGTCGcgtccgccgccgccgccgccgcctctGACGGTGGCGTCACGTTTCAACCAAAGAACCTCGTCTGTATGTTTGTTTAACCTTCCCTTTCGCAGAAGCATAGATGTCTCGAGGCGGAGAAACCGCTCCATTTCTGGGTTGGTTTTCGTCAACAAAGAAGATATCTCCTCCACTTCTGTACCCGCCGAAGAacaaaccgaagaagaagatggCGACCCAGATCCTCAGGACCTTGAATATGTCTCCCAAATTAAATCA GCTTTGGAGCTTCTCAAGAAAAACAGGGACATGCTCTTCAACGAG GTTAAATTGACTATTATGATAGAAGATCCCAGAGATGTTGAGCGGAGGCGTCTGCTGGGCATTGATGACGAAAATGCTCCAACCAGGGATGATCTGGCTGATGCTTTAGTACAG GTAAATGAAggaaaaattccaaaaaatcgTGTTGCTTTGCAAATGCTAGCTGAGGAAATGATTCAGTGGCCTGATTTGGAG GTTGAAGCACCAAAGAAAAAACCTAGCAAATCTTTATATGCAAAAGTTACAGATACTGGTGTGAATCTGAAAGAGGCTTCTAAGAGGCTGAATATAGATTGGGATTCAGCTGCTGAGTTTGAAAATGCTGAAACAGATGATTTGGAAGTGCCACCTGCAGTG GGATACGGAGCTCTTTACCTGGTTACGGCGTTTCCTGTCATTATTGGTATCTCTGTTGTGTTGATTCTATTTTACAACTCTCTTCAATAG
- the LOC140892247 gene encoding probable purine permease 4 isoform X1, whose product MSRQLKGDTDIIINMSGQTSLETPKAANQEGIQLSPIIKYEKSKPEIEADHEVFIKIQETTVPEEQAGKAQEAGTAKKAQNTLLLLINYACLFVGSVSASLITKYYFIHKGSSRWVSTWVQSAGFPVLLLPIYLPYYLSKSSHKRKPFSGFTLKLFLLSVIVGLFMGLNNLLISWGTSYLPVSTNSLLLSSQLAFNLVLSMLLVKQKASFTNLNCVLLLTVSSVLIALGSSHDKPPGLTGSQYLVGFLSTIGAGLLFALYLPVMELIYRKVDCYGMVLEMQLVMEMAATALATVGMGASHGGFSVMKVESTRVFDKGAAAYWVTVAATLVAWQLCFVGTAGMVFLTTSLTGGICMTALMGANVVGGVIFYGDKFGGIKAVSTVLCVWGFCSYLYGMYKKKNKKILFKRPEILRKPWDYQQIVAET is encoded by the exons ATGAGTAGACAATTAAAAG GTGACACAGACATTATTATAAACATGTCCGGCCAAACTTCACTGGAGACGCCAAAAGCAGCAAATCAAGAAGGCATTCAACTTTCACCAATTATCAAATATGAAAAGAGTAAACCAGAAATCGAAGCAGATCACGAGGTGTTCATCAAGATCCAAGAAACCACAGTGCCTGAAGAACAAGCAGGAAAAGCACAAGAAGCTGGAACTGCTAAAAAAGCCCAAAACACTCTTCTTCTACTGATAAATTACGCCTGTCTTTTTGTGGGTTCTGTTTCTGCGAGCCTAATCACCAAATACTACTTCATCCACAAAGGTTCCAGCAGATGGGTCTCCACATGGGTTCAGTCCGCAGGTTTTCCTGTGCTGCTGCTTCCTATATATCTCCCTTACTATCTTTCCAAATCTTCCCATAAGAGGAAACCTTTCTCTGGATTCACTCTCAAGCTTTTCCTTCTGTCTGTGATTGTGGGCTTGTTCATGGGTCTCAACAATCTTCTGATTTCTTGGGGGACTTCTTATCTACCCGTCTCCACGAATTCCCTTCTCCTGTCTTCCCAGTTGGCTTTCAATCTCGTGCTCTCCATGCTTCTGGTGAAACAAAAGGCCTCCTTCACGAACCTCAACTGCGTCCTGCTTTTGACGGTGAGTTCGGTGCTTATAGCCTTGGGTTCCAGCCACGACAAGCCCCCTGGTTTGACTGGTTCCCAGTACTTGGTGGGATTCTTGTCGACCATAGGCGCGGGATTGCTGTTCGCCTTGTATCTCCCTGTGATGGAGCTTATATACAGGAAAGTGGACTGCTACGGTATGGTGCTGGAGATGCAGCTGGTTATGGAAATGGCGGCCACGGCTTTGGCCACTGTGGGCATGGGTGCTTCGCATGGTGGGTTTTCGGTTATGAAGGTGGAGAGCACGAGGGTGTTCGATAAAGGTGCGGCGGCGTACTGGGTGACTGTGGCGGCGACGTTGGTTGCGTGGCAGTTGTGCTTCGTGGGAACGGCGGGGATGGTGTTCTTGACGACGTCGTTGACGGGTGGGATATGCATGACGGCGCTTATGGGGGCGAACGTCGTGGGCGGCGTGATCTTTTACGGGGATAAGTTCGGCGGGATCAAGGCGGTGTCGACGGTGCTCTGCGTCTGGGGTTTCTGCTCTTATCTCTACGGGATGTataagaagaagaacaagaagattttatttaaaagaCCAG AGATTCTGAGAAAACCTTGGGATTACCAACAGATTGTTGCTGAAACATAA
- the LOC140892247 gene encoding probable purine permease 4 isoform X2 — MSGQTSLETPKAANQEGIQLSPIIKYEKSKPEIEADHEVFIKIQETTVPEEQAGKAQEAGTAKKAQNTLLLLINYACLFVGSVSASLITKYYFIHKGSSRWVSTWVQSAGFPVLLLPIYLPYYLSKSSHKRKPFSGFTLKLFLLSVIVGLFMGLNNLLISWGTSYLPVSTNSLLLSSQLAFNLVLSMLLVKQKASFTNLNCVLLLTVSSVLIALGSSHDKPPGLTGSQYLVGFLSTIGAGLLFALYLPVMELIYRKVDCYGMVLEMQLVMEMAATALATVGMGASHGGFSVMKVESTRVFDKGAAAYWVTVAATLVAWQLCFVGTAGMVFLTTSLTGGICMTALMGANVVGGVIFYGDKFGGIKAVSTVLCVWGFCSYLYGMYKKKNKKILFKRPEILRKPWDYQQIVAET; from the exons ATGTCCGGCCAAACTTCACTGGAGACGCCAAAAGCAGCAAATCAAGAAGGCATTCAACTTTCACCAATTATCAAATATGAAAAGAGTAAACCAGAAATCGAAGCAGATCACGAGGTGTTCATCAAGATCCAAGAAACCACAGTGCCTGAAGAACAAGCAGGAAAAGCACAAGAAGCTGGAACTGCTAAAAAAGCCCAAAACACTCTTCTTCTACTGATAAATTACGCCTGTCTTTTTGTGGGTTCTGTTTCTGCGAGCCTAATCACCAAATACTACTTCATCCACAAAGGTTCCAGCAGATGGGTCTCCACATGGGTTCAGTCCGCAGGTTTTCCTGTGCTGCTGCTTCCTATATATCTCCCTTACTATCTTTCCAAATCTTCCCATAAGAGGAAACCTTTCTCTGGATTCACTCTCAAGCTTTTCCTTCTGTCTGTGATTGTGGGCTTGTTCATGGGTCTCAACAATCTTCTGATTTCTTGGGGGACTTCTTATCTACCCGTCTCCACGAATTCCCTTCTCCTGTCTTCCCAGTTGGCTTTCAATCTCGTGCTCTCCATGCTTCTGGTGAAACAAAAGGCCTCCTTCACGAACCTCAACTGCGTCCTGCTTTTGACGGTGAGTTCGGTGCTTATAGCCTTGGGTTCCAGCCACGACAAGCCCCCTGGTTTGACTGGTTCCCAGTACTTGGTGGGATTCTTGTCGACCATAGGCGCGGGATTGCTGTTCGCCTTGTATCTCCCTGTGATGGAGCTTATATACAGGAAAGTGGACTGCTACGGTATGGTGCTGGAGATGCAGCTGGTTATGGAAATGGCGGCCACGGCTTTGGCCACTGTGGGCATGGGTGCTTCGCATGGTGGGTTTTCGGTTATGAAGGTGGAGAGCACGAGGGTGTTCGATAAAGGTGCGGCGGCGTACTGGGTGACTGTGGCGGCGACGTTGGTTGCGTGGCAGTTGTGCTTCGTGGGAACGGCGGGGATGGTGTTCTTGACGACGTCGTTGACGGGTGGGATATGCATGACGGCGCTTATGGGGGCGAACGTCGTGGGCGGCGTGATCTTTTACGGGGATAAGTTCGGCGGGATCAAGGCGGTGTCGACGGTGCTCTGCGTCTGGGGTTTCTGCTCTTATCTCTACGGGATGTataagaagaagaacaagaagattttatttaaaagaCCAG AGATTCTGAGAAAACCTTGGGATTACCAACAGATTGTTGCTGAAACATAA